One Maribacter sp. HTCC2170 genomic window, ATCAATCACCAACATGGTATCGCTTAACCGATGATTTTTCTCAAAGAATCGATTCTGACCTAGCTGATGATGATATCAATTTTATAAACTTTGATGTCGTTAACCTTTTCGAAGCATACACCATAAAAACACCTGCAAAACTTACGGGTAGTATGGCTTTGGTTTTTGGCAAGGAAGGACTTCTAAGCTTTGACTACGGCTATCAAGATATGTCACAGGCTGAGTTAAGACCAACAAGTGATTCAAGTTTCGCGACCATTAATTCAGAAATAGCCAATAATCTTGGCGCAGTATCTTCTTTTAGATTAGGTGGAGAATACCGCGTGGACCAAGTAAGTCTTCGTGCAGGTTACAGGTTTGAACAAAGTCCTTATTCCGACGGAAATAATATTGGTGATCTAACAGGGTATTCTGGCGGACTTGGTTACAACTTTGGGGGGAGTAAATTAGACCTTGCCGTAAATAGAACAGAGCAAGATTATAACATGCAGTTGTTTAACACTGGTATTACCACACCTGCCCTAATTAACAAAATAAACACAAATGTAACTTTAAGTTATACCATGAATTTCTAAAAGCAAAAACCCAATAAATTAAAAAAGACCGGTAAAACCGGTCTTTTTTAATTTATCGTTTTAATGTAAAGTGAGTCCGTAATGTCTTTGCAACCAAAGCACCACCATCATCACGTGAATATTCCATTTTAAACCAATAATCCGAAGATGGCATTGGTTTACCGTTAAAAGTACCGTCCCACCCTATAGTGGTCTCATCCAGCTGTTTTAAAAGTTTACCGTATCGGTCAAAAATGTGAACGACGGGATCGGTAAGGGTTTCAATACCAAGGACATTCCAAAAATCATGAAAGCCATCTGTATTTGGAGTAAAGAACTTAGGGTACCCCACCACTAAAAATTCTATAGGTCCCGAAGTCCCGCATCCATTTTTATCATTTACAATAACAGAATTCAAACCTGGGGGAACATCTATAAAAATTGGGTCGTCTTGAAATTCACCCCCATTGATTGCATATTCATAATCTCCATTACCAACAACATTGAACTCAACATTATTACGATCCGAAAGATCATCTAAAATTGTTACTTCGTTTCCTGGTTCAAGAGCTGGTATTCCATAAAAAGTGATTAAAATATCATCCGTCACGACTCCTGCTGAAAGACTAGGTTGCAATTCAACAAAGTATCGACCAGAATCTGGACTAGAAACTGTGAGTTCCGTTTCAGTCGGGCCATTTGCCAATACCGCATCAATAACACCGTCATCTTCATAGTCTACAGACCATATGACATTAGTAATATCAGGACCAGCGGGTGAGTTTAAAGCACTCAGGATAATATCAGGGTCACCTTCACAAGCCGTTATATCCAATCCTAAAAATTCATCTCTAAGGGTACAGTCCAAAGCATTATCCTGATCTGCATCAACAGAACTACCAGTAAAAGTCAAGGAAAAAGTTTCAGCATCACCATTAAAATTAGTATTGAAATTGTTGACTAATATATAATATACTTCTCCGGGAAGTACATCCAACCAATCATCATAAGTATTTTGACTACCCTTTACAAAAGGCCCTCCCGGAACACCATTCTCAGGATTAACCCCTATACCGGTAAAACTAGTGGTATTAACTTCGTAATTACATCTAATTGGTTGCGCTGTACCATTACTTATACTCCCACAATCAACATCTGGGCCATATACTGCAAAATCCCATTCAGCAGTCACAGTACCGACACCGCCCACTGGTAAAGCCTCTATATCAAAACCAACTTGACCTCCTGTTCCGGCCCTGAACACGAACCAAGATGTATTATTCTCAATATTCGCAGAACTAACACTTCCTTTTTCCAAACATCCGCTTTGTCGAATAAAATCTGGATCAAAATCATCAATATCCCCACCTCCATCCACCATTGGCATTATTGGCTGACCATCGGCACATACAGGAATTGCACTTCTACAATCCGGAGAGTTTTGGGCGTTCATCCCTATTGTAAACAGGAAAAAACAACAAACAACGCAAATTAGTGTTCGCATAGAATATGGGGCTAACATTATACTACTGATAAATAGTATAACTCTAGCACTATTCTTTTATTATAATTTAGCGAAAATTTACGTAGTTAATCGATAAAATGCATTGATCCTAAAAACAAATCGGGCTATCTTCTTAATGAGAAGTGATTATTGATGTACTTCGCAGTACTCCTTTGCCCAAGGTTATCTAAATAGGTCAATTTAAACCAATAATCAGAAGAAGGCAATAAGTTTCCATTAAAATGTCCATCCCAGCCACTATCTGTTTGACTCAACTGTTTTAACAATTTACCATAGCGATCGTATATAAATACAACAGGGTTTTCAAGATTAGAAATCCCAGCAATGTGCCATAACTCATTATTGTCATCCCCATTTGGAGTAAAGAATTTCGGAAAACCAACGACAACAATCTGTTCTGTTGTCGTTCCACAGCCATTTGTATCGTTAACCGTTACCGTATGCATTCCCGGTATTATATCTATAAAAACATTCGAAGTTTGAAAATCCCCATCATTTAATCGGTATTCAACATTGTTGGTCACATCGGTTATTATGCTAACAGTGTTATTATTTTGTAAATCCTCAATAAGAATATCTGTAATCACAGGTGTAGTTGACTCTGTCACATTTATTGTTCTTACATCACTACAACTTAATCCTCCTAACGAATTCGTTGCAGTAACCGTATATGTTCCTGCCTGTGTAATTACAATACTGGAAGTAATTTGACCAGAATCCCACATATATGTATAATTAGAATTTGGTGGGGAGAGCTCACCGATTGTAGTACTTGAATTTTCAGCACAGAGGTAAACCTCAGTTTCAAAATTCATTATTGGCGTTTCTAAATTGGTAAGTTGAAATTCTTCAGATGCATCAAAGCACATCGGATTATTTATAGATGTAACTCTAGTATATATGGTTTGGGAACCATTACCTGTTGTGTACTGTCTAGGCAATATATTTTGTCCGTTGGTTGCATCGGTCAATGACGAATGGTAACTCACAATAAATTCTGTGGGGTTTTGAACACCTAGTACTTCACTATCTTTTTGTGACAGATTATAAATCTCAGAACCAGAACATGAGGCATCATCAGTTATTGCGAAAGAGACAGGCAAAGGGGAATAAGCAACTTGAACATAGCTATTGATGTTATTGTTGGTCGGAGTTGCAACATGAACTCTATACGTACCTGAATTTGTTACTTGTAGGGTTGAATTGTGCTGCCCCATAACGGGTTGAAAACCGCTTCCAAGGTCTTCGTACCAGTCATAATTGATAGCGTCGGCTGTTGTGGCATCCAAGGTAACTATATCATTTTCACAAGCAGCAATAGGTGGACCCAGTAAATTATTGATGATTGAACAATCCAATGCGTCATAGGGATTGGTCACGAATATGTTACCCGAAAATTGAATTGAAAATCCAGAGTTATTATTACTGAAATTATTGATTAACAAATAATAGTCCTCTCCAAGTTCAACTTGAAGCCAATCTTCATATTGAATATTTTCAACATCTCCCGTTGGGTCTTGACCTACACCTACAAAGGCACTTTCATCTTGATTATCAAAAAAATTACACCGAATAGGATCCCCAAGATTATTGCAATCGCTAGTCTTGTAAAGGGCAAAATCCCAATCTTCTTCCGTATCAAAACCAATATTGAAACCCAATTGACCTGATGCGCCAGTTTTGAAACGATACCACCCTGAGTTTGATTCTATTGCACCTGTAGTGGTCTGTTCTAAACAACCGGTCTTCTGTGCCCCATTAAAATCA contains:
- a CDS encoding T9SS type B sorting domain-containing protein, whose amino-acid sequence is MRQKSVFICLALLLGFSSAFAQIAPDCGNAIPICNNTPVNGGTMGYGSDDFNGAQKTGCLEQTTTGAIESNSGWYRFKTGASGQLGFNIGFDTEEDWDFALYKTSDCNNLGDPIRCNFFDNQDESAFVGVGQDPTGDVENIQYEDWLQVELGEDYYLLINNFSNNNSGFSIQFSGNIFVTNPYDALDCSIINNLLGPPIAACENDIVTLDATTADAINYDWYEDLGSGFQPVMGQHNSTLQVTNSGTYRVHVATPTNNNINSYVQVAYSPLPVSFAITDDASCSGSEIYNLSQKDSEVLGVQNPTEFIVSYHSSLTDATNGQNILPRQYTTGNGSQTIYTRVTSINNPMCFDASEEFQLTNLETPIMNFETEVYLCAENSSTTIGELSPPNSNYTYMWDSGQITSSIVITQAGTYTVTATNSLGGLSCSDVRTINVTESTTPVITDILIEDLQNNNTVSIITDVTNNVEYRLNDGDFQTSNVFIDIIPGMHTVTVNDTNGCGTTTEQIVVVGFPKFFTPNGDDNNELWHIAGISNLENPVVFIYDRYGKLLKQLSQTDSGWDGHFNGNLLPSSDYWFKLTYLDNLGQRSTAKYINNHFSLRR
- a CDS encoding T9SS type B sorting domain-containing protein — encoded protein: MRTLICVVCCFFLFTIGMNAQNSPDCRSAIPVCADGQPIMPMVDGGGDIDDFDPDFIRQSGCLEKGSVSSANIENNTSWFVFRAGTGGQVGFDIEALPVGGVGTVTAEWDFAVYGPDVDCGSISNGTAQPIRCNYEVNTTSFTGIGVNPENGVPGGPFVKGSQNTYDDWLDVLPGEVYYILVNNFNTNFNGDAETFSLTFTGSSVDADQDNALDCTLRDEFLGLDITACEGDPDIILSALNSPAGPDITNVIWSVDYEDDGVIDAVLANGPTETELTVSSPDSGRYFVELQPSLSAGVVTDDILITFYGIPALEPGNEVTILDDLSDRNNVEFNVVGNGDYEYAINGGEFQDDPIFIDVPPGLNSVIVNDKNGCGTSGPIEFLVVGYPKFFTPNTDGFHDFWNVLGIETLTDPVVHIFDRYGKLLKQLDETTIGWDGTFNGKPMPSSDYWFKMEYSRDDGGALVAKTLRTHFTLKR